From the genome of Spinacia oleracea cultivar Varoflay chromosome 2, BTI_SOV_V1, whole genome shotgun sequence, one region includes:
- the LOC110793460 gene encoding uncharacterized protein, whose translation MEERVNNGAIPLEKVHKEVPQLIAVLKEMKEGLDIVTSKIQALTVKVKAKQYPTADGVSYLEAKHLLLVNYCQSLVYYLLHKAKGLSIDGHPVVRSLVEIRLFLEKIRPIDKKCGYRFDRLLTSASTNAVKVDVTENVADATQKSEDLLKCRPNPDMLVSKVPDMDNGDHDGIYRPLKIAPVTMEADKKSKQERDAERKTKNDLRRVRQNEYVRSLVDDLEGRPEEVRERVGAESKDYSNFAAKWAKREQQEEEIFNRAPITKAEKKKMKQIMRSNGLQGLTDDFHDEIKGFAMEDDVDERKETGFGTASSMERKHKKRKKLF comes from the exons ATGGAGGAGAGAGTGAACAATGGCGCAATTCCTCTTGAGAAAGTTCACAA AGAAGTGCCTCAGCTGATTGCTGTATTGAAAGAAATGAAGGAAGGTTTAGATATAGTTACAAGCAAAATTCAAGCGTTGACAGTTAAG GTAAAGGCAAAACAATATCCCACTGCAGATGGGGTAAGCTATCTTGAGGCAAAGCATCTGCTGCTTGTAAATTATTGTCAATCACTTGTCTATTATCTTCTCCACAAGGCAAAGGGATTATCAATAGATGGGCATCCAGTTGTCCGGAGTCTCGTAGAGATACGATTATTTCTGGAGAAG ATACGCCCCATAGACAAGAAATGTGGCTATCGATTTGACAGGCTACTAACATCTGCCTCAACCAATGCTGTGAAAGTAGACGTGACTGAAAATGTAGCAGATGCCACTCAGAAATCTGAGGATTTGTTAAAATGCCGTCCTAATCCAGACATGCTTGTTAGCAAAGTTCCTGATATGGACAATGGG GATCACGATGGTATCTACCGGCCTCTCAAAATTGCTCCTGTTACGATGGAGGCAGACAAGAAGTCTAAACAGGAGAGAGATGCTGAGAGAAAAACGAAGAACGATCTACGAAGAGTTAGGCAAAATGAATATGTTAGAAGTTTAGTGGATGATCTAGAGGGGAGACCTGAAGAG GTGAGAGAGAGGGTTGGAGCTGAAAGTAAAGATTATTCTAATTTCGCGGCGAAGTGGGCGAAACGTGAACAGCAAGAAGAGGAGATCTTTAATCGTGCTCCCATTACGAAGGccgagaaaaagaaaatgaaacaaaTAATGAGATCCAACGG GCTACAAGGTTTGACTGATGATTTCCATGATGAGATTAAAGGCTTTGCAATGGAAGATGATGTTGATGAACGAAAGGAAACAGGTTTTGGTACTGCCAGCAGCATggaaagaaaacacaaaaagcGAAAG AAGCTGTTTTGA
- the LOC110790115 gene encoding calcium-binding allergen Ole e 8, with protein sequence MATTTTEENSNKSSSHSLSSVYLSDTAEVKKVFDRFDVNGDGKISAEELIGVMKALGSETSPEEVAQMMEEMDTDRDGFINLEEFADFCSRKVEGDESGSQELHDAFKMYDQDENGLISAAELHLVLSRLGEGCSVEDCSKMIQSVDADGDGNVSYEEFRKMMTKGKSTSSSN encoded by the coding sequence ATGGCGACCACCACTACTGAAGAAAACAGCAACAAATCCTCAtcacactctctctcctccgttTACCTCTCTGACACAGCGGAGGTCAAGAAAGTCTTCGACCGATTCGACGTCAACGGCGACGGAAAAATCTCCGCTGAAGAACTCATCGGCGTTATGAAGGCGCTCGGATCGGAAACCTCACCGGAAGAAGTTGCGCAGATGATGGAGGAGATGGATACCGATCGCGATGGCTTCATTAACCTCGAGGAATTCGCCGATTTCTGCTCTCGCAAAGTTGAAGGTGATGAATCCGGGTCGCAGGAGCTTCATGACGCGTTCAAGATGTATGACCAGGATGAAAATGGCTTGATCTCTGCTGCTGAGCTACATCTCGTTCTGAGTCGACTCGGTGAGGGTTGCTCTGTTGAAGATTGCTCGAAGATGATTCAGTCTGTTGATGCTGATGGCGATGGTAATGTTAGCTACGAGGAGTTTCGTAAGATGATGACCAAAGGTAAATCGACGTCGTCGTCAAATTAG